One region of Pirellulales bacterium genomic DNA includes:
- a CDS encoding 3-hydroxyacyl-ACP dehydratase FabZ family protein translates to MSSKDLILDFAAYDLNRTVADIEEIRRWNPQRFEMEQLTAVVFDDIEQKICVGYRDYGEHEFWIRGHMPGRPVLPGILMCEAAAQLCGYFASKHGLMGSDVLGFGGLDGVRFRDMVVPGDRLVIVAELLKIRQGAMLMSRYQGFVRETMVCEGEILGVPLPLDRLTEAPQSSS, encoded by the coding sequence ATGTCGTCGAAAGACTTGATTCTCGATTTCGCGGCCTACGACTTGAACCGTACGGTCGCGGACATTGAGGAGATTCGCCGCTGGAATCCGCAACGATTCGAGATGGAGCAACTGACGGCGGTCGTTTTCGACGATATCGAACAAAAAATCTGCGTCGGCTATCGCGATTACGGGGAACACGAATTCTGGATTCGCGGGCACATGCCGGGGCGTCCCGTGCTGCCTGGCATTTTGATGTGCGAGGCCGCGGCACAGTTGTGCGGATACTTCGCATCGAAGCACGGCCTGATGGGCTCGGACGTGCTGGGGTTCGGCGGGCTGGACGGAGTTCGCTTCCGCGACATGGTGGTGCCGGGAGATCGGCTGGTGATCGTCGCCGAATTGCTGAAGATCCGCCAGGGCGCGATGCTCATGTCGCGCTACCAGGGCTTTGTTCGCGAGACGATGGTTTGCGAGGGAGAAATCCTCGGTGTTCCGCTGCCGCTGGATCGTTTGACTGAAGCTCCGCAGTCGTCGAGTTAA
- a CDS encoding VCBS repeat-containing protein, translating to MRRFLFLLFALALDQAAPAAELSFRTEEIGTGLGVGYAVIVVDMNQDKQPDIVVVDTARVIWYENPKWQMHVIIEGQTKKDNVCLAPYDIDGDGRLDFALGADWRPFDTATGGTVQWLAPTGKVGDRYEVIPIAEEPMMHRMRWADIDGDGRAELLAVPLMGRDTKGPDWDAHGVRILAYHIPADPRRDPWPFEVINDELHVTHNFYPTDVDGDGKPEILVASFEGVTQLKRDADGKWKSQRLGFGNQDAIETGNSDPRAAPRSRGASEIKLGRLAAQPYIATIEPWHGFQVVTYTPPEKVDLRERKPPADNMFWKRHLLDAELKWGHAVWCADLDGDADEELVIGVRDELNEKARCGVRVYDPVDAEAGRWHKQVFDPGGVAVEDLAVADFNGDGRRDIVAVGRQTHNVRIYWNETPQQSGAR from the coding sequence ATGCGACGTTTCTTGTTTCTGTTGTTCGCGCTGGCGTTGGACCAAGCGGCGCCGGCGGCCGAGCTGTCCTTCCGCACCGAAGAGATCGGCACCGGTCTGGGCGTCGGTTATGCCGTGATCGTCGTCGATATGAATCAGGACAAGCAGCCTGACATCGTCGTCGTCGATACGGCTCGCGTCATCTGGTATGAAAACCCCAAGTGGCAGATGCACGTCATCATTGAAGGTCAGACAAAGAAGGACAACGTCTGCCTCGCGCCGTACGACATCGACGGCGATGGCCGACTCGATTTCGCGCTGGGTGCCGATTGGCGCCCCTTCGACACAGCCACCGGCGGCACCGTGCAATGGCTCGCCCCGACGGGCAAAGTTGGCGATCGCTACGAAGTCATTCCGATTGCCGAAGAACCGATGATGCACCGCATGCGCTGGGCCGACATTGATGGCGACGGTCGCGCCGAGCTACTGGCCGTGCCGCTCATGGGGCGCGACACGAAGGGCCCCGACTGGGACGCGCACGGCGTTCGCATCCTGGCCTACCATATCCCCGCCGACCCACGCCGCGATCCGTGGCCCTTCGAGGTGATTAACGACGAGCTGCACGTCACGCACAACTTTTATCCCACCGACGTTGATGGCGATGGCAAGCCCGAGATTCTGGTGGCCAGCTTCGAAGGGGTGACGCAACTCAAGCGCGACGCCGACGGTAAATGGAAATCGCAACGGCTCGGCTTTGGTAATCAAGACGCCATCGAAACCGGCAACTCCGACCCGCGTGCCGCTCCGCGCAGTCGCGGCGCCAGCGAAATAAAGCTCGGTCGACTGGCTGCACAGCCTTACATCGCCACGATCGAACCCTGGCATGGATTTCAGGTTGTCACGTACACGCCCCCCGAGAAGGTCGATTTGCGAGAGCGAAAACCGCCGGCCGACAATATGTTCTGGAAGCGTCATTTGCTCGACGCGGAACTGAAGTGGGGGCATGCCGTGTGGTGCGCCGATCTGGACGGCGACGCCGACGAGGAACTGGTGATCGGCGTGCGCGACGAGTTGAACGAAAAAGCCCGTTGCGGCGTGCGTGTCTACGACCCGGTCGATGCCGAAGCGGGACGTTGGCACAAACAGGTCTTTGATCCGGGGGGCGTGGCGGTCGAGGATCTGGCGGTCGCCGATTTCAACGGCGACGGCCGCCGCGACATCGTGGCCGTCGGCCGACAAACGCACAATGTGCGAATCTACTGGAACGAAACTCCGCAGCAGTCCGGCGCACGTTGA
- a CDS encoding alkaline phosphatase family protein has protein sequence MRQQSAAVTYLRALGVLIAFSTPCVAEEAVNPTPHFAGKTDDGYLLPNGWTLTPVGQQVTLTDMPLSIMPLADSRHALVASSGYNQHELCLVDLVERKIVDSEHVRQSWYGLAANAAQDQVWWSGGGADILHAYAIKSNDLSRTSADEPDESKQSREQRRADRRFRSGVALSVDGQKLYSLDINSGSLREIDLSGKAEDRVSKIGNRPYDVVMARNGSRLYVSDWADRKLLAIDPADLRVVARIGTGEHPNQLALHPQDDRLFVSCASSNCVSVVDTRRGVVTETIMTTLFPKAPEGSTPDAVAVSPDGETLFVANADNNCIVVVDIEEPNESQVKGMIPTGWYPTAVAITPDGKNLLVGVGKGNQTKPNPIPAQLAPQDKDQIERRSLPYPYIGTTLSGALSIVPLPDDEELAAYTERVYKNCPYSDKLLAGAASEAKTAIPTKVGDPSPIKHVIYIIKENRTYDQVFGDMAGSNADPSLVMFGEDISPNHHQLAREFVLLDNLYCNGQVSRDGHPWSTMAYNTDYVARDWTLTYSGREGVEDDDDGDLSNAPSGYIWDACARAGLTYRSYGEYGRRVSQPDGSVRVEGAVPGLTGHMCPDYGVPKAVGQRSRDTDNVETFLREFREFEQQGNLPNFIVMSLGEDHTSGTTPGAFTPQACVASNDLALGQLVEAVTQSKFWPTTAIFVIEDDAQNGPDHVDAHRTIGLVISPYTKRKHLDSTQYTTVSMLRSIELILGLPPLSQYDAAANPMYGSFTDKPNPTSYKHLPARYDLNAKNTALSYGAERSSKMDFSEYDRVNDFELNEVLWYAVKGENAPLPPAVRRAIAYRGPGTR, from the coding sequence ATGCGACAACAATCCGCCGCCGTGACGTACTTGAGAGCTCTCGGGGTATTGATCGCCTTTTCGACTCCGTGCGTGGCGGAGGAAGCCGTGAACCCGACGCCTCACTTCGCTGGAAAGACGGACGACGGTTACCTTTTGCCCAACGGCTGGACGCTGACTCCCGTGGGGCAGCAAGTCACGCTGACGGACATGCCGCTTTCAATCATGCCGCTCGCGGACAGTCGACACGCACTGGTTGCCAGCAGCGGGTACAACCAGCATGAACTGTGTTTGGTCGATCTAGTGGAAAGGAAGATCGTTGACAGCGAACACGTTCGGCAAAGCTGGTATGGCTTGGCCGCAAATGCTGCACAGGATCAAGTGTGGTGGTCCGGAGGCGGTGCCGACATATTGCATGCCTATGCGATTAAATCGAATGATCTGTCCCGCACAAGCGCTGATGAACCAGATGAGTCTAAGCAATCACGCGAACAGCGGCGTGCCGACCGCCGGTTTCGTAGCGGAGTTGCCTTGTCGGTTGACGGCCAGAAACTTTATTCGCTCGACATCAACTCCGGTTCGTTGCGCGAAATCGACCTGAGCGGCAAGGCGGAAGATCGCGTTTCAAAAATCGGCAATCGACCGTACGACGTAGTAATGGCCCGAAACGGATCACGACTGTACGTTTCGGACTGGGCGGATCGTAAACTGCTAGCCATTGATCCTGCAGACTTACGCGTCGTGGCTCGCATTGGCACGGGCGAGCACCCGAATCAATTGGCGCTACACCCGCAGGACGATCGGCTGTTCGTCAGTTGTGCGTCGAGCAACTGCGTCTCGGTCGTGGACACGCGCCGCGGCGTAGTGACCGAAACGATCATGACGACTCTATTCCCGAAGGCGCCGGAAGGAAGCACGCCGGACGCCGTTGCTGTGTCGCCGGATGGCGAAACATTATTCGTCGCGAATGCCGACAACAATTGCATTGTGGTTGTCGATATTGAAGAGCCGAACGAAAGCCAGGTGAAGGGCATGATCCCTACTGGTTGGTACCCCACGGCGGTCGCCATAACGCCGGACGGCAAGAACCTGCTGGTGGGCGTCGGGAAGGGAAATCAAACCAAACCGAATCCGATACCCGCGCAACTCGCGCCCCAAGACAAAGACCAGATCGAACGACGCAGTCTGCCGTACCCGTACATCGGCACGACGTTGTCTGGCGCGCTGTCGATCGTTCCGCTGCCTGATGATGAAGAGTTGGCCGCTTACACGGAACGGGTCTATAAGAACTGCCCCTACTCGGACAAGCTTTTGGCCGGCGCTGCGAGTGAAGCCAAGACGGCGATTCCGACAAAGGTCGGCGACCCGTCTCCCATCAAGCATGTGATTTACATCATCAAGGAGAACCGCACCTACGATCAGGTCTTTGGCGACATGGCCGGCTCGAATGCCGACCCGTCGCTCGTCATGTTTGGAGAAGATATTTCGCCCAATCACCATCAGCTAGCCAGGGAATTCGTCCTCCTGGACAACCTTTATTGCAACGGCCAGGTGTCGCGAGATGGGCACCCGTGGTCGACGATGGCATATAACACCGACTACGTCGCCCGCGATTGGACGTTGACGTATTCCGGACGCGAGGGAGTCGAAGATGACGACGACGGAGACTTGTCGAACGCCCCCAGTGGATATATCTGGGACGCTTGCGCCCGCGCAGGTCTGACGTATCGAAGTTACGGCGAGTACGGGCGCCGGGTCAGCCAGCCTGACGGTTCAGTGCGTGTGGAGGGAGCCGTGCCAGGATTGACTGGGCACATGTGCCCCGACTACGGCGTACCAAAAGCAGTCGGCCAACGCTCCCGAGACACGGACAACGTGGAGACTTTCCTGCGCGAGTTTCGCGAATTCGAGCAACAGGGAAATTTGCCAAATTTCATCGTCATGAGCCTGGGTGAAGACCATACCTCGGGTACAACGCCGGGTGCGTTTACGCCGCAGGCGTGCGTTGCGAGCAACGACCTAGCGCTTGGCCAACTGGTCGAAGCAGTAACACAAAGCAAGTTCTGGCCCACGACGGCAATCTTTGTCATCGAGGACGATGCTCAGAATGGCCCGGACCACGTCGACGCCCATCGTACGATCGGCCTGGTGATAAGCCCCTACACGAAGCGTAAGCATCTCGACAGCACGCAGTACACAACCGTGAGTATGCTGCGGTCAATCGAATTGATCCTAGGCTTACCCCCCTTGAGCCAATACGACGCTGCGGCAAACCCGATGTACGGCTCTTTCACAGATAAGCCTAATCCAACGTCGTACAAGCACCTGCCGGCGCGGTATGACCTGAACGCAAAGAACACGGCACTTTCCTACGGGGCCGAACGTTCGAGCAAAATGGACTTCAGCGAATACGACCGAGTCAACGACTTCGAGTTGAACGAGGTCCTGTGGTATGCCGTGAAGGGAGAAAATGCCCCCTTACCACCAGCCGTGCGGCGAGCGATCGCTTATCGCGGACCGGGCACGAGATAG
- a CDS encoding DUF1080 domain-containing protein — MNQLIRFWQIAVLSALIFAAAAAAAQAADQGDFETVFNGHDLTGWVVEGTSIRKEGEQTLPVWTAVGDEIRCGGGGFGFLRLDRKVCDFVLQAEFKPEPRANSGIGIRTVPYRNVRQTRPSFAAYEIQLQDDAGKPVDEHCTGSLYRYVAPTENAIRPAGEWNTVEIRCTGPHIEITINGRKVQDVDQTKIAQIKDKPLCGYVCLQNHGSPCAFRNVRLQTVKAAE, encoded by the coding sequence ATGAACCAGCTCATTCGTTTTTGGCAGATCGCCGTACTTTCGGCGTTGATTTTCGCAGCGGCGGCTGCAGCGGCGCAGGCTGCCGATCAGGGAGACTTCGAAACGGTCTTCAATGGCCACGATCTGACGGGTTGGGTCGTTGAAGGAACCAGCATTCGCAAGGAAGGGGAACAGACCCTGCCGGTATGGACCGCGGTCGGTGATGAGATTCGTTGCGGCGGCGGCGGATTCGGTTTCTTGCGTCTCGACCGGAAGGTGTGCGACTTCGTGCTGCAGGCCGAGTTCAAGCCCGAGCCACGCGCTAATAGCGGTATCGGCATTCGCACCGTTCCGTATCGCAACGTGCGCCAGACGCGACCGTCGTTTGCCGCGTATGAGATTCAACTGCAAGACGACGCCGGCAAACCAGTCGACGAGCATTGCACCGGCTCGCTGTATCGTTACGTCGCGCCGACGGAGAACGCGATCAGGCCGGCCGGAGAGTGGAACACCGTCGAGATTCGGTGTACCGGACCGCACATCGAAATCACGATCAATGGCCGCAAAGTTCAAGACGTCGATCAAACCAAGATCGCCCAGATCAAAGACAAGCCGCTTTGCGGTTATGTCTGCCTGCAAAACCACGGCAGCCCCTGCGCCTTTCGCAACGTGCGGTTGCAAACTGTAAAAGCGGCCGAGTAA
- the uvrA gene encoding excinuclease ABC subunit UvrA — MSERLISLRGVEVHNLQGIDLDLPHRKLIVFCGVSGSGKSSLAFDTIYAEGQRRYIESFSAYTRQFLERLEKPAAQRIDGISPAIAVAASTSARSSRSTVGTSTESYDYLRLLLARIGRIFCRQCGREVRRHTPQSVAAEIARLPAGTRYMLAFPWPSTATMAPHELAARIIEEGYVRAVVGERIIELATIAAQATSRGDAGEKLPLFADPLTLPSSPQSEGEGLSISSPSIASSSIPPTAVPHESASGWHVVVDRLTVGSTSDERLRDSLEAAFEKGHGHAVLYVDESTVGATDFGGATVDLDGRTWRRVRRNTRLMCDDCGIEYPQPDPRLFSFNSPLGACPECEGFGNVVDIDMDLVVPDKQKTLREGAVAPWNTPAYAHERDELVALANDYSLPIDIPFAELTDDQRRIVVDGVPEREFGGLRGFFAWLEKRKYKMHVRVFLSRWRSYRPCPACHGARLRPEALAVRVGGKNIAEICAMPVDETEPFVRQLDLSDWERSVGRTMLEQVQARLGFLRTVGLGYLTLDRTLRTLSGGESQRVALTSALGSNLVNMLYVLDEPSVGLHMQDTSRLVKAIKGLRDRGNTVIVVEHEEEMIRAADMLVEIGPGAGERGGRIVFQGTPREMEENTASLTGDYLSGRRVFNMPEKRRAPNHGWIRLAGARGNNLQNLSVEFPLGVLCVVTGVSGAGKSTLVEDTLYPALCRRMRKEAEAPSPCDDVYGDGQINDVILVDQSPIGRSPRSNPVTYIKAFDEIRNVFADTLEARTRNYTASHFSFNVEGGRCAACNGDGYIQIDMQFLADVYMKCGQCHGRRYRQEILDVTHRGRNIADVLEMTVREAFTFFRGSTKVQAALKKLIDVGLDYLRLGQPANTLSGGEAQRLKLAGYMSSARRSRTLFILDEPTTGLHFFDVVQLLDCFEALLAVGHSLIVVEHNLQVMKAADYIIDLGPGAAADGGRVVAQGTPEFVSRNPDSITGKYLAQALAKNRKGKSA; from the coding sequence GTGAGCGAACGGCTGATTTCCCTGCGCGGCGTTGAGGTGCATAACCTGCAAGGGATCGATCTCGACCTGCCCCATCGCAAATTGATCGTGTTTTGCGGCGTCAGCGGCAGCGGCAAAAGCAGCCTGGCCTTCGATACCATCTATGCCGAAGGGCAACGCCGGTACATCGAAAGCTTCTCGGCCTACACGCGGCAGTTTCTCGAACGGTTGGAAAAGCCGGCAGCCCAGCGAATTGATGGCATCTCGCCGGCGATCGCCGTGGCCGCTTCGACCAGTGCGAGGTCGAGTCGTTCGACCGTGGGGACGTCGACCGAGTCCTACGACTATCTGCGGCTGCTGCTCGCGCGGATAGGCCGAATCTTTTGTCGGCAATGCGGTCGCGAGGTGCGCCGGCACACGCCGCAAAGCGTGGCCGCGGAAATCGCCCGGTTGCCTGCCGGCACGCGCTACATGCTGGCCTTTCCGTGGCCTTCGACGGCTACGATGGCGCCGCACGAGTTAGCGGCGCGGATCATCGAAGAGGGATACGTGCGCGCGGTGGTCGGCGAGAGGATCATCGAGTTGGCGACGATCGCCGCGCAAGCGACTTCCCGCGGCGACGCTGGCGAAAAACTGCCGCTTTTCGCGGACCCCCTCACCCTGCCCTCTTCCCCGCAGAGCGAGGGAGAGGGGTTATCGATCTCATCGCCATCAATCGCATCGTCATCGATTCCACCTACGGCAGTGCCGCATGAGTCGGCGTCTGGCTGGCATGTTGTCGTTGACCGGCTGACCGTGGGCAGCACGAGTGATGAACGGCTGCGCGACAGCTTGGAAGCCGCCTTCGAGAAGGGGCATGGCCACGCGGTTTTGTATGTCGACGAATCGACGGTCGGAGCGACCGATTTTGGCGGTGCGACCGTCGATCTCGACGGTCGGACGTGGAGGCGTGTGAGACGGAATACTCGGCTGATGTGCGACGATTGCGGCATCGAATATCCGCAGCCCGACCCGCGACTGTTCAGTTTTAACAGCCCACTGGGAGCATGCCCCGAGTGCGAGGGCTTTGGCAACGTCGTCGACATCGACATGGACCTGGTTGTTCCGGACAAGCAGAAAACGCTGCGCGAAGGAGCAGTAGCGCCATGGAACACGCCGGCCTACGCGCATGAGCGCGACGAGCTAGTGGCGCTGGCGAACGATTATTCGCTGCCGATCGATATTCCGTTCGCCGAGTTAACGGACGATCAGCGCCGGATCGTTGTTGATGGAGTGCCTGAGCGCGAGTTCGGCGGGTTGCGAGGATTCTTCGCCTGGCTGGAAAAACGCAAGTACAAGATGCACGTGCGGGTGTTCCTCAGCCGCTGGCGCAGTTACCGCCCCTGCCCTGCCTGTCATGGAGCGCGATTGCGTCCCGAGGCGTTGGCCGTTCGCGTGGGTGGAAAGAACATCGCCGAGATTTGCGCGATGCCGGTCGACGAGACCGAGCCCTTCGTGCGGCAATTGGACCTGTCGGATTGGGAGCGCTCGGTCGGCCGCACGATGCTCGAACAAGTGCAAGCCCGGCTCGGTTTCTTGCGCACCGTGGGCCTGGGTTATCTGACACTTGATCGAACTTTGCGGACGCTCTCGGGGGGCGAATCGCAGCGTGTGGCGCTGACGTCAGCCCTGGGCTCGAACCTGGTGAACATGCTGTACGTGCTGGACGAGCCGTCGGTCGGCCTTCACATGCAGGACACGTCGCGGCTGGTGAAAGCGATCAAGGGGCTGCGCGACCGTGGCAATACCGTGATCGTCGTCGAACACGAAGAAGAAATGATTCGCGCCGCGGACATGCTGGTCGAGATCGGGCCGGGCGCCGGCGAGCGCGGTGGCCGGATCGTCTTTCAGGGTACGCCCCGCGAAATGGAGGAGAACACCGCCAGCCTGACCGGTGATTATCTCTCAGGCCGGCGCGTCTTCAACATGCCCGAGAAGCGCCGCGCGCCGAATCACGGTTGGATTCGTCTCGCCGGGGCGCGGGGCAACAATCTACAAAACCTGTCCGTGGAATTTCCATTGGGCGTGTTGTGCGTGGTGACCGGCGTCAGCGGAGCAGGCAAGAGCACGCTGGTCGAGGACACGCTTTATCCCGCACTCTGCCGGCGGATGCGCAAAGAGGCCGAGGCCCCCAGCCCCTGCGATGACGTTTACGGCGACGGACAGATCAATGACGTGATCCTGGTGGATCAAAGCCCGATCGGCCGCTCGCCTCGCTCGAACCCCGTGACGTATATCAAGGCGTTCGACGAAATTCGAAACGTCTTCGCCGACACACTCGAAGCCCGCACGCGGAACTACACAGCCAGTCACTTCAGCTTTAACGTCGAGGGGGGACGCTGCGCTGCTTGCAATGGCGACGGGTATATCCAGATCGACATGCAGTTCCTGGCCGACGTTTACATGAAATGCGGCCAATGCCACGGGCGGCGTTACCGGCAAGAGATTCTCGACGTCACCCACCGCGGCCGGAACATCGCCGACGTGCTCGAGATGACCGTGCGCGAGGCATTCACTTTTTTCCGCGGCAGCACCAAAGTGCAAGCGGCGCTAAAAAAACTGATCGACGTGGGGCTCGATTATTTGCGCCTGGGGCAGCCGGCCAATACGCTGTCCGGCGGCGAAGCGCAGCGACTGAAGCTGGCCGGCTATATGTCCTCGGCCCGGCGGTCGCGGACACTCTTTATCCTGGATGAGCCGACGACTGGGCTGCACTTTTTCGACGTCGTGCAATTGCTCGATTGCTTCGAGGCGCTGCTGGCCGTGGGGCATTCGCTGATCGTGGTCGAGCACAATCTGCAGGTAATGAAGGCGGCCGACTACATCATCGACCTGGGACCAGGGGCCGCGGCTGACGGCGGCCGGGTTGTGGCACAAGGAACACCGGAGTTCGTGTCGAGGAATCCCGATTCGATCACCGGAAAGTATCTGGCGCAGGCACTCGCCAAGAACCGCAAGGGGAAATCGGCCTGA
- a CDS encoding transglutaminase-like domain-containing protein — translation MSAVFSDNPQFARLLAQRDVEVDIPQLMLEFATDVYPDLSAKSSLQELARLGEAARQMVSAAGGDIANRLQAVSELLYQQEGFGGNQDSYYDPRNSYLNDVLERRLGIPISLAIVYTAVGRQAGLDLFGVGSPGHFMVGCHGNGQTLYIDPFDDGEILDEEACRERIERVLGQQNVISSDHFRAATTREIAARVLRNLKAAYAMADSWREALPVQLRLVALLPEAPDECRDLGLIYLRNGDPHPATKLLQEYVEQAPAEAGEAVLPFLKSARRMAAERN, via the coding sequence ATGTCCGCGGTATTCTCCGATAACCCACAGTTTGCCCGCCTGCTCGCTCAGCGCGACGTCGAGGTCGACATTCCGCAACTCATGCTGGAATTCGCCACCGACGTATACCCAGACTTGAGTGCCAAGAGCTCGCTGCAGGAATTGGCCCGCCTAGGTGAGGCCGCGCGACAAATGGTGAGCGCAGCCGGCGGCGATATCGCGAATCGACTGCAGGCCGTCAGCGAGTTGCTCTATCAACAGGAAGGCTTCGGCGGCAATCAAGATTCGTACTACGATCCGCGCAACAGTTATCTCAACGATGTGCTCGAGCGGCGCTTGGGCATCCCCATTTCACTCGCCATTGTTTACACCGCTGTGGGTCGACAGGCGGGGCTCGATTTATTCGGCGTTGGGTCACCCGGTCATTTCATGGTCGGCTGCCACGGCAACGGTCAGACGCTGTACATCGATCCGTTCGACGACGGCGAGATATTGGACGAAGAGGCCTGCCGTGAACGCATCGAGCGCGTCCTTGGGCAGCAGAACGTGATCTCCAGCGATCACTTTCGCGCCGCGACGACGCGCGAGATCGCGGCCCGCGTCTTGCGTAATTTGAAAGCCGCGTACGCCATGGCGGACTCCTGGCGCGAGGCGCTGCCGGTGCAATTGCGCTTGGTCGCGTTATTGCCCGAGGCTCCGGACGAGTGCCGCGACCTGGGCCTGATCTATTTGCGCAACGGCGACCCCCATCCTGCCACGAAACTTTTGCAGGAATACGTCGAGCAAGCGCCCGCCGAGGCCGGTGAAGCCGTCCTGCCGTTTCTGAAATCGGCACGCCGGATGGCGGCCGAAAGGAATTAG
- the trmB gene encoding tRNA (guanosine(46)-N7)-methyltransferase TrmB, with the protein MGRRALRKLDPALALSPWLTTVDALPSPWDEAALFGRAAPMEVEIGSGKGLFLTGAAQAQPDRNFLGIEVARKYAEFAAARLARADSANARMVHGDGLRVFREFLPADSLSAVHVYFPDPWWKARHKKRRVMNEPFLRDVQRTLREGGSLHFWTDVEEYFQTGVQSVKEFTSLVGPLPVTERAAEHDLDYRTHFERRTRLHGQEVYRAEFRKETS; encoded by the coding sequence ATGGGACGTCGCGCCTTAAGAAAACTCGATCCCGCGCTCGCCTTGTCGCCGTGGCTGACAACGGTCGACGCTTTGCCATCGCCGTGGGATGAAGCCGCGTTGTTTGGCCGCGCGGCGCCGATGGAGGTCGAGATAGGAAGCGGCAAGGGATTATTCCTCACCGGCGCCGCGCAGGCTCAGCCCGATCGCAATTTCCTGGGCATCGAAGTCGCACGAAAGTATGCCGAATTCGCCGCGGCGCGACTGGCCCGCGCGGATTCCGCCAACGCCCGGATGGTTCATGGCGATGGGCTGCGTGTGTTTCGCGAGTTTCTGCCGGCCGACTCGCTTTCCGCCGTACACGTTTACTTTCCCGATCCGTGGTGGAAAGCACGGCACAAGAAGCGGCGAGTAATGAACGAACCCTTTTTGCGCGACGTGCAGCGGACGCTACGCGAGGGGGGCAGCCTGCACTTCTGGACCGACGTCGAGGAATATTTCCAAACCGGTGTGCAGTCGGTCAAGGAGTTCACGTCGCTCGTCGGGCCACTGCCCGTGACCGAACGCGCGGCGGAGCACGATCTGGACTACCGCACGCACTTCGAACGCCGCACGCGGCTGCATGGACAAGAAGTCTATCGAGCTGAGTTCCGCAAAGAGACTTCTTAG
- a CDS encoding rhomboid family intramembrane serine protease produces MIFPFRDDVPAQRLPVVTYLIIVINVAALVWMTRQPPLMQNVIAYQHGFIPLRLAQLQVPQAIPLQVAVPQRPGFPPQVMRVVLEPDRAEIYMSLITAMFLHGGWLHLIGNMWFLWIFGDNIEDRLGHIGFAALYLVGGVLASLCHWYMQPDSSVPLIGASGAVAAVLGAYTITWPFARVHTFVFLVIFFTVVELPALAVLGFWFIEQLLAARAVEGKLAAAGVAWWAHVGGFLAGMGLMQVLSFGMPDEPPRDDHPFDSVEDARQVV; encoded by the coding sequence ATGATCTTTCCCTTTCGCGACGACGTGCCTGCCCAACGATTGCCGGTCGTTACGTATTTGATCATCGTTATCAATGTCGCGGCGCTGGTCTGGATGACGCGGCAACCGCCGCTTATGCAAAACGTGATCGCTTACCAGCACGGCTTTATTCCGCTGCGGCTGGCGCAGTTGCAAGTGCCGCAAGCAATTCCTTTGCAGGTGGCGGTGCCGCAACGCCCCGGATTTCCGCCGCAGGTAATGCGGGTCGTGCTGGAACCGGATCGCGCCGAAATCTATATGTCGCTGATCACGGCCATGTTCTTGCACGGCGGCTGGCTGCACTTGATCGGCAATATGTGGTTCCTGTGGATCTTCGGCGATAATATCGAAGACCGGCTAGGGCACATTGGCTTTGCCGCCCTGTACCTGGTCGGGGGCGTGCTCGCCAGCTTGTGTCATTGGTACATGCAGCCGGATAGCAGCGTGCCGCTAATCGGCGCGAGCGGCGCCGTGGCCGCGGTGCTGGGGGCATATACGATCACCTGGCCCTTCGCGCGCGTACACACCTTCGTATTCCTGGTAATCTTCTTCACCGTGGTCGAGTTGCCGGCGCTCGCCGTGTTGGGGTTCTGGTTCATCGAGCAGTTGTTGGCGGCGCGAGCCGTCGAGGGGAAGCTGGCCGCGGCGGGTGTCGCCTGGTGGGCGCACGTCGGCGGCTTTTTAGCGGGTATGGGGCTGATGCAGGTGTTAAGCTTTGGCATGCCGGACGAGCCGCCGCGCGATGACCATCCCTTTGATTCCGTAGAAGACGCTCGACAGGTCGTTTGA